taagacaACTCCAATAGGAcatattttcattgaaaaaaaatgtccattttaCTCTACATGTTGATCTTTTCTGGGTTGCCTGTGCAGGGTGATTCAACCCTTTACTGAGGCTCAAAGCAGGGTTTGAATCCTCTTAGAGTCCTAAACTATTCTTGAGTAACATTATTTGATATAATTACTgtattatataaaaatgtaaaaataaaatttaaaaaaagtttcactATGTTGACCAGCTAGTTGCTTactgtgtctctctgctgtttggtgctgagctgGTGATTTGTTGCTACAAGCGTCaagatttcatattttattagaTGTTAACAATTTTGTTGTAATCTTTTTGGCAATGTAGtgtatgtacaatatatataatgtatgtacagtgtatataatttatgtacagtatatataatgtattacagtatatttcctAGCTTGCAGGAGCATCTGacctttttaaatataaatatgccTGTTTTACACAAAACTGCAAGCCTCCTTATCGTTCACTTACAGTATTACAATTCTATGTGTTTGCTTGGCCCGTGTTAATTGTTGATTTGAAAGTGTACAACTGCCCTGCCCACATAGTCACTGTTTGCCAGTTGATTTGTAGAAATCTTTTTGGGAATATTACCAAAGCACAATATCAAATGAAAGGATCAGAACCTTACTTACTTACTCACTtcacatataaatgaacatccttcacattcaagcccttgccaaaaaaattcacacaatgctgattaagcctatcaccaccagatgaatctctctgtatttcacaatatACCAAAGATTTTAATCTGCTGTTGAGTTTGACATTCCTGCGCTGGCcagatgaacacacactgagcatgctctatgggcagagcatgcAAACTAGAGTCTTCCGCtggctaacttccggttagcctctgctaacttgaatgggtgtaaaataatttaatcctattcctcttctagactttccaaatgttattagacagaatggatcaaattctgatgaatggtgaaacatgtcagTTCATGGGGGTTGTGTGtcgctcaaaacaatttatccattGTTTTATAGCAGCAATAGTAGCAACAGAGTAGGCTATGGCGGAGCCTATGACATAAGCacgtcaacagtgtttttgtaattactctcactgccagaggggggagacaaaagtcccacactccagctttagGTTTAATTTAGTTAATTTGCTCTCTacaaacagcataaaaacagaTAACAGAAGTGAAACAGATGTGACAGTAGAGATCAGCAAGCCATAGGCTGATACAGTCAAATCTaaactgaaaaaacatgaattggcaaaataaaatcatataaacactaataaaataaagaaaaaagagagaaacttaAGGTTGGTCCTGCTTTATGGTGCATATATCAAAATGAATTTCTTTAACTAAATGACCACAAACAGCTCATTTTTGCCTCTGGCTTCTCTAATGGATTTATCCAGCCCTGGGTGTACGGCtatatttcttttattattaacaaCAGCGGCtatatttcttttattattaacaaCAGCGGCtatatttcttttattattaacaaCAGCAGTACAAAGTGTGTTCTGTTCAGCTTTTAGTGTGAATATCTATCGacttatttatcaaaaatgGGCTGATGCTGATAAAGAGCACTGTATTTTTAGCAAAAAGATAGCAGTAGAATCTTATTTTTTAGTGCAGTTATTGTACCGTACCTGAGAGATGCAGTGGAAACTGCAGCATGCTCCATGTCCACACCCCCAGAATTATGTAGACCATAGCTGGACTGCTATccctgtttcacacacacatatgactGACTTCAccaaattattttataaaataacaaCTTAAATGTAACATCTTCCTTCTTTTCTATCAtccttctcctcccctcttACTTACTTGATGTCAGACAGTGTTTCAGAGGTGAACTCCAGTATGTCAGCAGCTGTGCCCACAAAGATCAGCAGTAACTGGGAGAGCTGGTCTCTGGTCAGCTCCCCAGCAGCCGGCAGCAGCCATTTCCCCAAGATCAGTAAGATGAGCAGGATCTGGTGTAAAGCAAGGATCCAGTCGTTGGCACACACTGTGGACAGTGGGATGTTCTGGGTAGAGTGtggaaattaaattaagtttaaGAGGATCAAAAAGTGTTTTACAGGCCTTATCTTTCACCATTAGGCCAACTTTTAAATATTAGTTATTTAAGTATCTGTAACATTTCATTATGGAGTCACCCagtcacacaggagagaaaaatgcAACAGAATCAAAAGCTGAAGAGCTTCCTTAAagaaacagttcaacattttgggaaatacatttatttgctttgtttctgAGAGTGTGATAAAAAAGAAGCCTGTAGCGGTTAAGATGATGACCATGAACCACAAGATCCCCAGTGGGACCCATTTCCTGTTATTTCTGTACTGTCATGATctaataaagattaaaaaaaagactagaaAGACTTCAGGAAGCTGCACCTGGCTGTTGTTTGCAAAGAAATACTTCAAGCAcatactgtaactccctctgtgtgtattaaacaaacaagatataacatgtaaATTTGTGCATTttagagccaggctagctgtttcccccctgcttccagtctttgtgctaagctaggctaaccacatcctggcCCCAGCTCTGTATTTAACATATTGGAATGATATTTATATtcatcttctcatcttactgttaagaaagcaaataagcatatttcccaaaatgtttcactgttccTTTAATCAATTTGCATAGAGGTTTCTGAGCTCTCTGTACCACATGATACTGAATATGAGAAAGTATATTCCTAACCAGTGTGGCTCTAGTTCTCTAACTAATTTTAATTCTTATCTTATTGTCTATTTATTTTACAACTGACTTTAACCTATGTGACTTCTGATGCGTGAATTTATCCATCTGTCTATCTAGAGATGGTGCCCTTTTTCtgtagtgccaccatgaggttgccaTTTTTGGTTTGTCGTGAAATTTTGTAAAGCCATCCATGGTGTAATAATTGAATTGTAATAACtctgatcctctgacttttcagcAAGTGctaccatcaggtcaaaatttgaatttgtccaatactttggtttatgaccacaTACAtaactgcaaaactaatgacactctcatcagtattttgtgtttagtgctaattagcaaatgttagcatggtaatatgctaaattaagatgatgaacatggtaaatagTAAACCCTGTAAATATCAatatgttagcattgtcatagTGTGTAaattagcatgctgatgttagcattaaGCGCAGAGGACCAGagatgctagcatggctgtagattcTTAGTTTTGTTTATGGATAGTTCACAAAAACTACACTGTATATTCATCTTAATCTACACCTTTAAAAAATCTGTAGTTTAACAAAAGTGCTGTAGGTTAAAGTATTCCTTTGAACTGAAAATAGGAAAGAGAATATTGTCAAAACAGACTAGTCAGCAAAGACTTTTCATGTTCGGcttgtaattgtttttattgaggGTGGACCATTTCATTAGAAAGCAGCCAGCTCTATGAATGTGCCTGAGTTATAAGGGGAAAAAACACCCGCAGCCCTACAATAGGCTCTTTGAGGTGAACCCGCATTACCAAACACTGCCCCACTGTCTAGACATGTGAGGGCATGTAGggaaaagcaaaagcaaatcTCAGCTAAACAAATATGTGCATCATTTACTAACTTTGAACAAAGAAGAATTATTTTGTTGAGATGTCACCCTACCTTACCAGAAAAAACACCTCACGCCTCATATTTCTCACAAAAATACTCGTCTATTAGTTTGCACAATTTGAAActgcttttaaataattttttttaatacactgAAGCTTTCATGTTAAACCTGATTTATTTCCACAGACTATAACATTCTAGTGCTTAAATATTTCAAACTTGTTTACAATTTTTGTAACCTTTTACCCTGAAACTCACCTTGAGTGACTCACTGCCATTGGTTGAGTTCATCCAGGAATTGAAAATACTCCTAATATTTTCAGTTGAGTCGAGTTTATCACACTAGAATAAgagacacacagtttaacattgATAATGTTCAATTTGTGAACACAGTATTATCACATGGAACTCTCAGAATAGAAAATAACAGAATACATGGATGATACCCTTGAGTTGGTGGATTTGTTCTCCTGGTGGTGAAGCTCTAAAATCCATAATGATGGGATAATactgatgaggaagaggaagatagCAGGAGAAAACCTGAATGGAGagaaacattacacaaacagTGTTACAATCTTGGAATAACAAATCATATgtaacatgtatgatatattgacTACAATAGGTCATACTGTACCATTTGTAATCATTCCCTCTTCTTCTCAGTGTCAGGATCATCTCAGCCACCAGAGGCAAGTAGAGGATAGTGAGAAACCAGTAGAATCCATTGTTTTTCACCCACACCACTCTCCATACCCCTATTAGAGAGATGAGGATAAAGAGAGACCTGGTCACCACAGCACAAATGAACTTGAAGAACATGACGCCAGGCTTTGAGTTTGGGAAACACAGTGGAGACGTGCGGGAAGTCCCAGCTGCTACAGGGGACAGAGGAGTTATATGTGAAAAGTCTGAAGGATTTCAGTGTTGGTGGTGGGCGGGAGCTGGGGCACGCCTCCAGCAACCTGCTTCATTACTACAATGTTGTTCCAGTCTTAATATGCCAGTTGCCTGTAGACATGCAGTTTTTTACTCAGAATAGCTGTGATCtgtgcaataataaatataaggTCTCACAGTTGTATGACATGCTTCCAAAATGTGATATTGtagatttttcttattgtcaacaaatgtgCAAATCCAATCCTacaattaattgatctactaattagttttgtgtgtatccaaacTCTGATATAGCTTATTTTTCTGTGgcatagagctccattgttgaTTCAATCCTGCTGCTGTGTATTATTCCACCACTGGAAATAATCCCCAGCAAATgcactgtttcctcctgtttaaTAACAGttactaaaaactacagtgcccagtgGAAATTGGTGAGTGTTTTTacaaatgaaactatatatttgtagGCAGAGGCATCAGTGAGTAATGAGTAGTCCCAGGGCAAGCTTTTTTATGCGTTCTAATCACCTCAAGATGTGTGCACACAATCAtgcaacacacatgcacgcgcgcacacacacacacacacacacacacacacacaaggttcAAACTAGACTATCACACTATTACAGAGTTTTAATGTAGTCATTTCAATTAGAATTACATATATGACATATATATGGTATTAACCACAATCAATTTTAATCCCAAGTGGTCCAGAAATACTGTGAGGGTATGTCGCAACGTTAAAACTATTGGAATATTCTAAGAATATCAGAGGTGGTTTCTCCATTGGGCTGAAGGACCAAATAGACTgctgacaaaacacaaacacaataggCACTATGAAAAAAAATTTGGTGCATGACTATCAAAAGAAGCATCTTTTACATTAAAAGATGTATGCCAGGCAAGTATCAACTTGAGCCATGCAACAAAGGAATTTAACAGGTTGGCACAGAGGCAATTTAAAAATaccccacctcctccacctccagcaaaaataactacagtatatccACACACAGGTTAAAATTGTAATAGCAACAATGATAGACATAAGTTACTGGAAGGTATATAAATAGCTTTTGTCCAACTACTTTTAAGAAGACTGAACCAATTATGCAGACAGTGCGCTCAAAGAGCCATGAGCGCACTGTCTGATTCATTGTGAAAGAACGCCTTATGTAATAGGCACACAGGTCGATTTTCCAAGAAGTTCGCTAGAATTTAATCTCAGAGTGAGTTGTCTGCATccacaaaattcaaaacacaggAATGGAGCCTGCCATCGTTCTCAAACTGACTGACAGATCTTTTAATTTGACCATAGTTTCAATTATGACACAcaaaatactatttttttttatcataaagaCAAACTCTCCAGCTATGAATGTGAATTTAGCTCAGATTTATATGGTAAAAATAGGAACTGGtcttttaaagtaataatcacACAATTATGATTGATTAATATGTATAATAAGCTACTTCTGTGATAATGGTTGTGGTGTCAACTGATTATAGGCTAGTTTACCTTTAGGCTACTACATCACATACATCACTGTATAAGGATAAAATTATATCACCAGACTAGAGTGGGGATTATTATGCCATTGAAGTCACATTAGAGGAATTATATATAAGAGATATGGAATGAAACCATCGTTATAAACCACATGACGAGTAATTACTAGCTAATCCCAAACGCTGATGTAAAGTACATGTGTGTGATGACAAATAGGCTCCTATGTTTCCCTTAAACTGTACGAAGGAAATTGTTTTCTAGCTTCAGTTTGTGCCTCAAACACATGCAAGGCTCAAACTGCTAGTGTCCCTAAACACCTTTAACCAGCACTGCATCGGCAGTATGGTGgggtgttgccatggcaacgacTAGAGCGTCAACATGTCCGGAGGAGCGACACGTCGTGACAAGAAAGAGCAACGAAAAGTAAAGGATGAAAAGGTACTGGTACTCATAATAACCTAATATTTGCAACTCTCAGAAAATAAATacgtgtttgttgtgttgtgttgtgttgtgttgtgttgtgttgtgttgtgttgtgttgtgtgtttgcgtCTTTGACATAACTTTGACCATTATTGTTACTCCCTCGTAAGAAAGAGGAAGCTGTTATCCTCCAGTGGGAAGCGATGCCACTCCGACAGATCCAAGACCTGCTGAAGAGAAGTGCGGATCAACTTCACTCGTAAGTTGTGTCTAATAATAACCATGGATAATAACTTAGTTAACTAATGAAGTAGGCAGCTGAGACGGAGCTGAATACAGGCTAGCTAAATGTCTGTGAACCGTCCAACTGGACAAATTAGTCAAAGGAGTGACTTTTATTATATATCAGCATGATATCTATTTTGGTTTTTGGAAAACAACTGCATCAACGTAGCATCAACACCGGCTACTGAGATGTAATCATTATTTTACACTAAGCTGATGCAATTTGAGGGATAGTTCAGGCACCGATGAGAatggttctgatgatgtaaaacaggactgtagccaggattttagaaatactgaagtCATGAGACCCTCACCActcagaaaatatttaaaccaaaaagaaggtctaattatttgtatttttcatgttttgattaTTCAGTAAATTGTTCAGTTGCTCTTTAtgtaaattttattttccaACATGAAATGATGTTTCAGCGCTTTCTCCACACCTTCACAGGAATAAAATGCTGTAGAAAAATTGAAaccttcttttatttattatttgttggCCTAAAAGTATTTAAATTGAAACATACTGAGTGTACTGGAATCAACTTCTTAAATACCCATCATGTTACTGACCTTGTTGTCCCCAGTGGTAGCTACGCCCTGATAAACACTGTTGTCATTGTGTAATTACTGCTGCACTGATATAGTTTTCACCCACATCTGCTTTCTGTTGTCTGTAGGGAACTGAAGGAGATCCTGAGCTTCAGGAACCATCAGACCTGTATGAAGGAAGCTGCCCTGCTGGATTACTATGTTTGTGGTTTCTGGTGGGCAAAAGAGGCCAAATTCACCCCTACACAGACTTCCTTCACCATGGCTGTACTACACATGCTGCTGGATAACATACGAGGTGGGGAAGAAAGAGGATGACAGCCAGACAGTCAGTTATTCAGTTAAGACACATTGCAAAGTACTCTAGAGCAGATCACCCATTATAATGCACTGAATTCATTCATGTTCAAGCCAAGAAGCCATTGCACAGTTCAGTTAGATCAAATATTTGCTGCATAATTACTAAGACTTGTTTTTAATCTCCTTTACTCTCCTCCAACAATTCTTGATTGTCTTTGATTTagatattaattatttattttcagatgCTAGTTGGtagtttttttgtaaatgtgaagcACCAGTAACACTGGTTTTGAGAAGTGCTTTAATTTACTTATGTACTTGAAATAAAGGTAGTATTTATGCATTGAGACAGGGAGGTAGGAAAATATTTTCTGGGTTGTAATAGCagcacatttgtggttttgataaTGTGGAATTTACTCACAGTAATCAGTTACTTTTAGCCACTGTACTCCAGTTTAATGCTCCATCAGATCAGATGAAATGAGAGCATATTTCAGCCCCTTTACTACAAATCAAATATACCTTACATCAAGTCCAAACATTTTGCGAACCATGATGTGTTTGagatttagatgtttttttaccAACCGTATAGAAATGAATGGAGACTAAGGCTGATAACAGTACAAAaattacatataaatgtataaaatatacaacttgaattttaaaatctaatttctATGGGATTATAGGATGTTTGTGTCAACAAATAATACCAGGGAACAGTGGCAAATTTAAATATAGACGTGTGTACAATAGGGAAATATGTGAAAGCGATGAGATTTTGCAAGTATGAAAAGGATTGAAGAAACTTACTGTATGTAGTCAGCATGCACAACACCaaaaccctgaaactgaagcagccaTTCAGCGATCTTTCATTAGATTATTTACACATGTGGTTTTCCTACTGTCACATGTCACAATCTAATCCAATAGTCCagcaataaatcctacctttTTATATAGCAATATTACAAATACCTCTCAATAAATAGTGGTCCAGTACTAAACCACCACTATGGCCTTTAAAATGACCATTGTGTTGAATCTACACCTTCCAGAAGTAGTGTCAACAGAATATTACAAGTTTCACaaaggtaggatttattgcagggatAATTAATGCAGCAGATAGTGCAGGTGTTCCTTTGTTTCTGGTATTTCAGTGAATATAGGATGtagttaaaatgtaaatgtgattgGTAAGTGTACTTTTTAACTACAGTATGTTCCCTATCCAATATG
This sequence is a window from Thunnus albacares chromosome 20, fThuAlb1.1, whole genome shotgun sequence. Protein-coding genes within it:
- the LOC122971414 gene encoding transmembrane protein 26-like is translated as MFFKFICAVVTRSLFILISLIGVWRVVWVKNNGFYWFLTILYLPLVAEMILTLRRRGNDYKWFSPAIFLFLISIIPSLWILELHHQENKSTNSRCDKLDSTENIRSIFNSWMNSTNGSESLKNIPLSTVCANDWILALHQILLILLILGKWLLPAAGELTRDQLSQLLLIFVGTAADILEFTSETLSDIKDSSPAMVYIILGVWTWSMLQFPLHLSVMHASSDDLSEPATSRFSHLRTDIWSTVEALFIQDGPFLVVRLTVMIYFNVVHQMLIFFAIKNFLVVILNIYRLCVLICDSKAS
- the cabcoco1 gene encoding ciliary-associated calcium-binding coiled-coil protein 1 — its product is MSGGATRRDKKEQRKVKDEKKEEAVILQWEAMPLRQIQDLLKRSADQLHSELKEILSFRNHQTCMKEAALLDYYVCGFWWAKEAKFTPTQTSFTMAVLHMLLDNIREKQMSLVDNLTEFAKALAAACQCSSSDEGSTPPLDREAATALISYTRDSLFQKYRLYELLFTTPREELLTGMERTIEVFTCEDALTPLEEGISTHLYIQ